One region of Chryseobacterium muglaense genomic DNA includes:
- a CDS encoding methylmalonyl-CoA mutase family protein, translating into MSNTETFSNWENLVKKQLKTEDIYTILKKENLEGIDIKPFYNSVEKPMVSLPKIEESTHLVATYHESLEDDVFAFLLNENVENLVGKTVFINNKDLAEHISPQDEDQYFSLIDVFDEKNAEINDQLVKELLAKDFKRNICVDISLHQNAGAAIYQQLGIALAKTKELIEVYGAEIINKLIFRIAIGGNYFFEMAKVRAFKLVFNQLSKEYDLDEIPYIFAETSLRNKAISDSENNLIRSTLELASAMIGGADAVYSTNYLVEKSTDNSEEISFKQQIVLAYESIINVFEDASNGSYYIEAITNQIADKSWEFFVEIEERGGYLELLKQGVIQKNIYDHAVEEQKWVEEGKIKLIGVNLYPKLELKKSIEELYNQNELKPVRWAEMFE; encoded by the coding sequence ATGTCAAATACCGAAACCTTCTCAAACTGGGAAAATCTTGTTAAAAAACAACTTAAAACGGAAGATATCTACACCATTCTGAAAAAAGAAAATCTAGAAGGAATCGATATAAAACCTTTTTATAATTCTGTTGAAAAGCCAATGGTAAGCCTTCCGAAAATAGAAGAAAGCACGCATTTGGTAGCAACGTACCATGAAAGTCTTGAAGATGATGTTTTCGCATTTTTATTAAATGAAAATGTAGAAAACCTTGTAGGGAAAACCGTTTTTATCAATAATAAAGATTTAGCAGAACACATCAGTCCGCAAGATGAAGATCAATATTTTTCTTTAATTGATGTTTTTGATGAGAAAAATGCCGAAATTAATGATCAGTTGGTAAAAGAGCTTTTGGCAAAAGATTTTAAAAGAAACATTTGTGTAGATATTTCGCTTCATCAAAACGCAGGAGCGGCAATTTACCAGCAATTGGGAATCGCTTTGGCTAAAACAAAAGAATTAATTGAAGTTTACGGAGCTGAAATTATCAATAAATTGATTTTCAGAATCGCCATAGGAGGAAATTATTTTTTCGAAATGGCTAAAGTGCGTGCTTTTAAATTGGTTTTTAATCAATTGTCTAAAGAATATGATTTAGATGAAATTCCTTACATTTTTGCCGAAACATCGCTAAGAAATAAAGCAATTTCAGATAGTGAAAACAATTTGATACGTTCTACTTTAGAGTTGGCTTCAGCGATGATTGGTGGTGCAGATGCAGTGTACAGTACCAATTATTTGGTTGAAAAAAGTACAGATAATTCGGAAGAAATTTCCTTTAAACAGCAGATTGTTTTAGCGTACGAAAGTATCATCAATGTTTTTGAAGATGCTTCAAACGGAAGTTATTATATCGAAGCTATTACCAATCAGATTGCAGATAAGTCTTGGGAATTCTTTGTTGAAATCGAAGAAAGAGGAGGTTATCTTGAACTTTTAAAACAAGGGGTTATTCAAAAAAATATTTACGACCATGCAGTTGAAGAACAAAAATGGGTTGAAGAAGGTAAAATAAAACTTATTGGCGTTAATTTATACCCCAAATTAGAGCTAAAAAAATCTATTGAGGAATTATATAACCAAAATGAATTAAAACCAGTTCGTTGGGCTGAAATGTTTGAGTAA
- a CDS encoding GxxExxY protein, whose translation MSVIYKEESYQIIGICMEIHNYLGHGFSEIVYKDALEIEFRKAGIFYEREKEYEVVYKEIVLPHKFYADFVINEKIILEIKGKNQIAETDLAQAINYLKVSDNKLAIIVNFGESKLNYKRIVL comes from the coding sequence ATGAGTGTTATTTACAAAGAAGAATCATATCAAATTATAGGAATTTGTATGGAAATTCATAATTATTTGGGACATGGATTTTCTGAAATTGTGTATAAAGATGCTTTGGAAATAGAATTTCGAAAAGCTGGGATCTTTTATGAAAGGGAAAAAGAATATGAAGTGGTATATAAAGAAATTGTACTTCCCCATAAATTTTATGCAGATTTTGTAATTAACGAGAAGATTATCCTGGAAATAAAAGGAAAAAATCAGATTGCAGAAACCGATCTCGCACAGGCAATTAATTATTTAAAAGTTTCTGATAATAAATTAGCAATTATTGTAAATTTTGGTGAATCAAAATTAAATTATAAAAGAATAGTTTTATAA
- a CDS encoding FtsB family cell division protein, with amino-acid sequence MAEKELIKDVKPKSETFKFFQSYVLNKYILTIFLFLVWMIFFDQTSFLVIHELNGEINKYEEQLDYYKSEYEKNDKFYKKLMNNKSEKEKYARENYFMKKPNEEIFILVVDSANIAKK; translated from the coding sequence ATGGCAGAGAAAGAGCTTATTAAAGATGTCAAACCAAAATCGGAAACTTTTAAATTTTTTCAAAGTTATGTTTTAAATAAATATATTCTGACAATTTTCTTGTTTCTGGTGTGGATGATTTTCTTTGATCAAACTTCTTTCCTGGTTATTCATGAGCTTAATGGCGAAATCAATAAATACGAAGAACAGCTCGATTATTACAAATCAGAATACGAAAAGAATGATAAATTCTACAAAAAACTGATGAATAATAAATCTGAAAAAGAAAAATACGCCAGAGAAAATTACTTTATGAAAAAGCCTAACGAGGAAATTTTCATTCTCGTTGTAGATAGCGCAAATATTGCTAAAAAATAA
- a CDS encoding class I SAM-dependent methyltransferase — protein sequence MHSWHSNKEIQNYINANLTTDLHSLLLKKSPFPEVSMQEIVQQIKGKQVAQKKFPFLLQDGIIFPPQLNLEQSSSEKTALYKSEILKGEKFIDLTSGFGIDAYYLSKNFNEITLVEQNAELLDIVQHNWSVLGKKATFINRKLEDFLNENTESFNVIYLDPARRDQNKNKVFLLEDLSPNILEIQDELLSISEEVIIKLSPLIDLKYLISVLKNISKIEIVAVRNDVKEIVVFLSKNYSGDIICNCVNLESEENSFSFNVNSEKNAFAEYSEPQRFIYIPNNTILKAGIFNLISGQFKLKKLHPNTHLYTSELRIEDFPGRLLEMEVVDSKEIKKKEQFNLISKNYPLKPEEIKKKYQLKDGGNRYLIFTQSKKGKIILKSV from the coding sequence GTGCATTCGTGGCATTCAAACAAAGAAATTCAAAACTACATCAATGCAAATCTCACCACAGATCTGCACTCTTTGTTATTAAAAAAATCACCGTTTCCTGAAGTTTCGATGCAGGAAATCGTTCAGCAAATCAAAGGAAAACAGGTTGCTCAGAAAAAATTTCCTTTTCTTTTACAAGACGGAATTATTTTTCCGCCACAGCTTAATCTCGAACAGTCTTCGTCAGAAAAAACAGCGCTTTATAAATCTGAGATATTAAAAGGTGAAAAATTCATTGATTTAACCAGTGGTTTTGGCATTGATGCGTATTATTTGTCTAAAAATTTCAACGAAATTACTTTGGTTGAACAAAACGCAGAACTTTTAGACATTGTACAGCATAATTGGAGTGTTTTAGGTAAAAAAGCAACGTTCATTAATCGGAAACTGGAAGATTTTCTTAACGAAAACACAGAAAGTTTTAATGTCATTTATCTTGATCCGGCTCGGAGAGATCAGAATAAAAATAAAGTTTTTTTACTTGAAGACCTTTCACCGAATATTCTGGAAATTCAGGACGAATTGCTGTCTATTTCAGAAGAAGTGATTATAAAACTGTCTCCTTTAATTGACTTAAAATATCTGATTTCTGTTTTAAAAAATATTTCTAAAATTGAAATTGTCGCCGTTCGAAATGACGTAAAAGAGATTGTGGTTTTTCTTTCTAAAAATTATTCTGGAGATATTATTTGTAATTGTGTGAATCTTGAAAGCGAAGAGAACAGTTTTAGTTTTAATGTTAATTCTGAAAAGAATGCTTTTGCCGAATATTCTGAGCCGCAAAGATTTATTTATATTCCAAATAACACGATTCTGAAAGCCGGAATTTTCAATCTGATTTCGGGTCAATTTAAACTTAAAAAACTGCACCCAAATACTCATTTATACACTTCTGAGCTTAGAATAGAAGACTTTCCAGGAAGACTTTTAGAAATGGAAGTGGTTGATTCGAAAGAGATTAAAAAGAAAGAACAGTTTAACCTGATTTCAAAAAACTATCCATTAAAACCCGAAGAAATCAAGAAAAAATATCAGTTAAAAGATGGTGGAAATAGGTATCTTATTTTTACACAATCCAAAAAAGGTAAAATAATATTAAAATCAGTCTAA